A window of Xylophilus sp. GW821-FHT01B05 contains these coding sequences:
- a CDS encoding Fic family protein, which translates to MTPEDDPLYLWQQPGWPGMRFDLQALAVPLARVHRAQGHLLGRMADLGMAQREQATLQVLTEDVLKTSEIEGERLPLHAVRSSIARRLGVDIGALAPADRHVDGVVDMVLDAITRHAEPLTAERLFGWHAALFPSGYSGMARIRTGAWRDAALGPMQVVSGPAGRQKVHYQAPPADRLEAETSVFLQWFNADDAGDFVLKAGLAHLWLVTLHPFDDGNGRMSRAVGDMVLARGEGAGQRFYSLSGQIQRERKDYYDQLEATQKGPLDVTPWLLWFLACLLRAIEDAEGTLAAVLAKAQFWQRQAHKPMNERQIKLVNRLLDGFEGKLTTTKWAAIAKCSQDTALRDISDLLEKGVLVKAAAGGRSSSYELVLS; encoded by the coding sequence ATGACCCCCGAAGACGACCCGCTTTACCTCTGGCAGCAGCCCGGCTGGCCGGGTATGCGTTTTGATCTGCAGGCGCTGGCGGTGCCGCTGGCGCGCGTGCACCGGGCCCAGGGCCATCTGCTGGGGCGCATGGCTGATCTGGGCATGGCGCAACGCGAGCAAGCCACCCTGCAGGTGCTGACGGAAGACGTACTCAAGACCAGCGAGATTGAAGGCGAACGGCTGCCCCTGCATGCGGTGCGCTCTTCGATTGCGCGCCGCCTGGGCGTGGATATCGGCGCGCTGGCGCCGGCTGACCGCCATGTGGATGGCGTGGTGGACATGGTGCTGGACGCCATCACGCGCCATGCCGAGCCACTGACGGCCGAGCGTTTGTTTGGCTGGCATGCCGCCCTGTTTCCTTCGGGCTACAGCGGCATGGCCCGCATTCGCACCGGTGCATGGCGCGACGCTGCCTTGGGGCCCATGCAGGTGGTCTCGGGGCCTGCGGGGCGCCAGAAGGTGCACTACCAGGCGCCCCCCGCTGACCGGCTGGAGGCCGAGACCAGCGTCTTTCTGCAGTGGTTCAACGCGGACGATGCCGGCGACTTCGTGCTCAAGGCCGGCCTGGCCCATCTATGGCTGGTCACGCTGCACCCCTTCGATGACGGCAATGGCCGCATGTCACGCGCGGTGGGCGACATGGTGTTGGCGCGTGGCGAGGGGGCGGGGCAGCGCTTCTACAGCCTGTCGGGCCAGATCCAACGGGAGCGCAAGGACTACTACGACCAACTCGAAGCCACGCAAAAAGGCCCTCTGGATGTCACGCCCTGGCTCTTGTGGTTTCTGGCCTGCCTGCTGCGCGCTATCGAGGACGCGGAAGGTACGCTGGCCGCCGTGCTGGCCAAGGCGCAGTTCTGGCAACGCCAGGCTCACAAGCCGATGAACGAGCGGCAGATCAAGCTGGTGAACCGGCTGCTGGATGGCTTCGAGGGCAAGCTGACCACGACCAAATGGGCGGCGATTGCCAAATGCTCGCAGGACACGGCCCTGCGCGACATCAGCGACCTGCTGGAGAAGGGCGTGCTGGTGAAGGCCGCCGCTGGCGGGCGCAGCAGCAGCTACGAACTAGTGCTGTCGTGA
- a CDS encoding glutathione binding-like protein, whose translation MSKLSAFPITAKWPAKHPKRLQLYSLPTPNGVKVSILLEETGLPYEPHLVSFGTDDQFSPEFLSLSPNNKIPAILDPNGPGGKPLALFESGAILVYLAGKTGKFLPQDVAARYETLQWVMWQMGGVGPMFGQLGFFHKFAGKEFEDKRPRDRYVAESKRLLGVLEQRLQGRDWIMGSEYTIADIAVFPWVRNLVGFYEARDLVGFDAFPNVQRVLAAFVARPAVARGLTIPARD comes from the coding sequence ATGTCCAAGCTCTCCGCCTTCCCCATCACCGCCAAGTGGCCTGCCAAGCACCCCAAGCGTCTGCAGCTCTACTCGCTGCCCACGCCCAATGGCGTGAAGGTGTCGATCCTGCTGGAGGAAACCGGCCTGCCTTACGAGCCGCACCTGGTCAGCTTTGGTACCGACGACCAGTTCTCGCCCGAATTCCTCTCGCTCAGCCCCAACAACAAGATCCCGGCCATCCTCGACCCCAACGGGCCGGGCGGCAAGCCGCTGGCGCTGTTCGAGTCCGGCGCCATCCTGGTCTACCTGGCCGGCAAGACCGGCAAGTTCCTGCCGCAAGACGTGGCCGCGCGCTACGAGACCCTGCAGTGGGTGATGTGGCAGATGGGCGGCGTCGGGCCAATGTTTGGGCAACTGGGCTTCTTCCACAAGTTCGCCGGCAAGGAGTTCGAGGACAAGCGCCCGCGCGACCGCTACGTGGCCGAATCCAAGCGCCTGCTGGGCGTGCTGGAGCAGCGCCTGCAAGGCCGCGACTGGATCATGGGCAGCGAGTACACGATCGCCGACATCGCCGTGTTCCCCTGGGTGCGCAACCTGGTCGGCTTCTACGAAGCGCGCGATCTGGTCGGCTTTGACGCATTCCCGAACGTGCAGCGCGTGCTGGCGGCCTTTGTGGCGCGGCCGGCCGTGGCGCGCGGGCTGACGATTCCCGCGCGCGATTGA
- a CDS encoding nuclear transport factor 2 family protein: MTANLDIVRAHYAASAQGNVAGMMANVSPQVRWTEMAGFPCAGTWVGPQAVADNVFAVLGRDWIGYRFELQTLIDGGGDQVIGVGDYHGTFRATGKALQARVAHVWKLQDGKIVAFEQFTDTLLVRQAMA, encoded by the coding sequence ATGACCGCCAACCTCGACATCGTCCGCGCCCACTACGCGGCATCGGCACAGGGGAACGTCGCCGGGATGATGGCCAACGTGTCGCCGCAGGTGCGCTGGACCGAGATGGCGGGCTTTCCCTGCGCGGGCACCTGGGTCGGGCCGCAGGCCGTGGCCGATAACGTCTTTGCCGTTCTGGGCCGGGACTGGATCGGCTACCGCTTCGAGCTGCAAACCCTCATCGACGGTGGCGGTGACCAGGTCATTGGCGTGGGCGACTACCACGGCACTTTCCGCGCCACCGGCAAGGCCCTGCAGGCCCGCGTGGCCCACGTCTGGAAGCTGCAGGACGGAAAGATCGTGGCCTTCGAGCAGTTCACCGACACGCTGCTCGTGCGCCAGGCCATGGCCTGA
- a CDS encoding MBL fold metallo-hydrolase, which produces MTTRRELIQTVAAAGVATAILGVQNAMAATTQLTWKHFPAGEHGFFRAPVLISGASEAVLIDGGFTLPDGRALAEAIKASGKKLTTIYISQSDPDYYFSLGPIKAAFPGAKVIAASSTIAAIKGNVEKKLATWSPQLKENGPQTLADVVIPEAFDGRSLTLEGQTIEITDAAGLDNRRYLWVPSLNAIFGGVLLFSGVHVWTADTQGAEARAAWIKTLDAMAARKPAVVVPGHMAVGAATDATAISYTRDYLVAFEEELAKAADSAALIAAMTKRYPNAGMGVALQIGAKVAKGEMKWG; this is translated from the coding sequence ATGACCACACGACGCGAACTTATTCAAACCGTAGCCGCCGCGGGTGTCGCGACGGCCATCCTAGGAGTGCAAAACGCTATGGCCGCCACCACCCAACTGACCTGGAAACACTTCCCCGCTGGCGAGCACGGATTCTTCCGCGCCCCGGTGCTGATCTCCGGCGCGAGCGAAGCCGTGCTGATCGATGGCGGCTTCACGCTGCCCGACGGCCGGGCGCTGGCCGAGGCCATCAAGGCCAGCGGCAAGAAGCTCACGACCATCTACATCAGCCAGAGCGATCCGGACTACTACTTCAGCCTGGGCCCGATCAAGGCGGCCTTCCCCGGCGCCAAGGTGATCGCTGCGTCGAGCACGATCGCCGCCATCAAGGGCAATGTGGAGAAGAAGCTGGCCACCTGGAGCCCGCAGCTCAAGGAAAACGGCCCGCAGACCCTGGCCGATGTCGTGATCCCCGAAGCCTTCGACGGCCGCAGCCTGACCCTGGAAGGCCAGACCATCGAGATCACCGATGCCGCCGGCCTCGACAACCGCCGCTACCTCTGGGTGCCGTCGCTCAACGCCATCTTCGGCGGCGTGCTGCTGTTCTCTGGCGTGCACGTGTGGACGGCTGACACGCAGGGCGCCGAAGCCCGCGCAGCCTGGATCAAGACGCTCGACGCCATGGCAGCGCGCAAGCCCGCCGTGGTGGTGCCGGGCCACATGGCGGTCGGTGCTGCAACAGACGCCACGGCGATCAGCTACACCCGCGACTACCTCGTGGCGTTCGAGGAAGAGCTGGCCAAGGCCGCCGACAGCGCGGCCCTGATTGCCGCCATGACCAAGCGCTATCCAAACGCCGGCATGGGCGTGGCGCTGCAGATCGGCGCCAAGGTCGCCAAGGGCGAGATGAAGTGGGGCTGA
- a CDS encoding SMP-30/gluconolactonase/LRE family protein — MWNVNFTAPQIIEAQVLTRLPDALRLPRLSDWADANKPGQVVDCFLEGPSFDRDGNLYLTDIPHGRIFRLTPQLQWQLVAETGGWPNGIAIHRDGSLWVADYRRGLLRVDATSGTVETVLGHRNSESFKGLNDLTFDAQGQLYFTDQGQTGLHDPSGRVYRLRTDGRLDLLLANVPSPNGIALDLHQRFLYVAATRANAVWRMPLLADGSVSKAGAFQTFFGTSGPDGLALDAEDRLVVAHASLGGAFVLDARGWTTHFVRSPTGGTVTNAAFRPGSRTLVLTESATGTVLHAELPAPGAPLYSHA; from the coding sequence ATGTGGAATGTGAACTTCACCGCGCCGCAAATCATCGAGGCGCAAGTCCTCACCCGCCTGCCCGACGCATTGCGCCTGCCGCGCCTCAGCGACTGGGCCGACGCCAACAAGCCCGGCCAGGTGGTCGACTGCTTTCTGGAAGGCCCCAGCTTCGACCGCGACGGCAACCTGTACCTCACCGACATTCCGCACGGCCGCATCTTCCGCCTCACACCGCAACTGCAGTGGCAACTGGTGGCCGAGACCGGCGGCTGGCCCAACGGCATCGCCATCCACCGCGACGGCAGCCTGTGGGTGGCCGATTACCGGCGCGGCCTGCTGCGCGTGGATGCCACCAGTGGCACGGTGGAGACGGTACTGGGCCACCGCAACTCGGAAAGCTTCAAGGGCCTGAACGACCTCACCTTCGACGCGCAAGGCCAGCTGTACTTCACCGACCAGGGCCAGACCGGCCTGCACGACCCCAGCGGCCGCGTCTACCGGCTACGCACCGACGGCCGGCTGGACCTGCTGCTGGCCAACGTGCCCAGCCCCAACGGCATTGCACTGGACCTGCACCAGCGCTTTCTCTACGTGGCCGCCACGCGCGCCAACGCCGTGTGGCGCATGCCGCTGCTGGCAGATGGTTCGGTATCCAAGGCTGGCGCCTTCCAGACCTTCTTTGGCACCAGCGGGCCCGACGGGCTGGCGCTGGACGCCGAAGACCGCCTGGTGGTCGCCCACGCCAGCCTGGGCGGCGCCTTTGTGCTGGATGCGCGCGGCTGGACCACGCACTTCGTGCGCAGCCCCACCGGCGGCACGGTGACCAACGCGGCCTTCCGCCCCGGCAGCCGCACGCTGGTGCTGACTGAATCGGCCACCGGCACCGTCTTGCACGCCGAGCTGCCCGCGCCCGGCGCACCTCTGTACTCCCATGCTTGA
- a CDS encoding CoA transferase, translating to MLDAMAPAFNELMALRGQGAVAPGEVTVQGRDPFHPTPFRVGDTTAAVLAAVGVAANDLWQQRTGRRQQLRVDQRHAAATVRTVDYTRARNAAGGYEPVPIPQAMAHMLAVTQPWPTRDGRWFLPHLNLPHLSQRVLEVLQCDSTPEAVRAAVGRWDADALEQAIAAARACGGTIRSAEEWLAHPQGRYLAARPVVEVDRIGHSTPPALPAGAARPLSGVRVLDLTRILAGPIAGRTLAELGADVLMVTARHLPQTPEHVRDTSHGKRSCFLDLTRPADAERFAALVAEADVLVNGYRPGRLAALGFDEDHLWRLRPDLVQLQVSCYGSGGPWAERAGWEQVAQAVSGVCETQGRRIGAGPPKLVFAPLCDYTTGYLAAYGALLALGRRARQGGGWRVHTALCGAAMLVQRQGLAEGFVQAPGRLTETELQPLLVQQSTCYGELQTLGPALQLSDTPPRWDRPTPRLGGDRAEWLPR from the coding sequence ATGCTTGACGCCATGGCCCCGGCCTTCAACGAACTGATGGCCCTGCGCGGCCAGGGCGCGGTCGCGCCAGGCGAAGTCACGGTGCAGGGCCGCGACCCCTTCCACCCCACGCCCTTTCGCGTCGGGGACACCACGGCCGCCGTGCTCGCCGCCGTGGGCGTGGCGGCCAACGACCTGTGGCAGCAGCGCACCGGCCGGCGCCAGCAGTTGCGGGTAGACCAGCGCCATGCCGCGGCCACCGTGCGCACGGTGGACTACACCCGCGCACGCAACGCCGCAGGCGGCTACGAGCCGGTGCCGATCCCACAGGCCATGGCCCACATGCTGGCAGTGACCCAGCCCTGGCCCACGCGCGACGGCCGCTGGTTTCTGCCGCATCTGAACCTGCCGCATCTGTCGCAGCGCGTGCTGGAGGTATTGCAGTGCGACAGCACGCCCGAAGCCGTGCGCGCCGCCGTCGGCCGCTGGGATGCCGATGCGCTGGAACAGGCCATTGCCGCCGCGCGCGCCTGCGGCGGCACGATCCGCAGCGCCGAGGAATGGCTGGCGCATCCGCAGGGCCGCTACCTCGCAGCGCGGCCGGTGGTGGAAGTGGACCGCATCGGCCACAGCACACCGCCCGCCCTGCCCGCAGGCGCAGCGCGCCCGCTGTCCGGCGTGCGCGTGCTGGATCTGACCCGCATCCTGGCTGGCCCCATCGCAGGCCGCACATTGGCCGAGCTGGGCGCGGATGTGCTCATGGTCACCGCCCGGCACCTGCCGCAAACACCCGAGCATGTGCGCGACACCAGCCACGGCAAGCGCAGTTGCTTTCTCGACCTGACGCGCCCGGCCGACGCCGAGCGCTTTGCCGCGCTGGTGGCCGAGGCCGACGTGCTGGTCAACGGCTACCGCCCCGGCCGCCTCGCCGCGCTGGGCTTTGACGAAGACCACCTGTGGCGGCTGCGACCAGACCTGGTGCAGCTGCAAGTGAGCTGCTATGGCTCCGGCGGCCCCTGGGCCGAGCGCGCCGGCTGGGAGCAGGTGGCCCAGGCCGTGAGCGGCGTCTGCGAAACGCAGGGCCGCCGCATCGGCGCAGGCCCGCCCAAGCTGGTCTTTGCCCCCTTGTGCGACTACACCACCGGCTACCTCGCCGCCTATGGCGCGCTGCTGGCGTTGGGCCGGCGCGCACGCCAAGGCGGCGGCTGGCGCGTGCACACCGCGCTGTGCGGCGCCGCCATGCTGGTGCAGCGCCAAGGCCTGGCCGAGGGCTTTGTCCAGGCACCCGGCCGGCTCACCGAAACAGAACTGCAGCCGCTGCTGGTGCAGCAATCCACCTGCTATGGCGAGCTACAGACGCTGGGCCCGGCATTGCAGTTGTCCGACACACCGCCGCGCTGGGACCGACCCACGCCCCGGCTCGGCGGCGACCGGGCGGAGTGGCTGCCGCGCTGA
- a CDS encoding YnfA family protein, with protein MKTFLLFVATALAEIIGCYLPYLWLKQGRPLWLLLPAALSLALFAWLLTLHEAAAGRVYAAYGGVYIGVALAWLWAVDGIRPTGWDLAGVALALGGMGLIMFQPR; from the coding sequence ATGAAGACCTTCCTGCTGTTTGTCGCCACCGCGCTGGCTGAGATCATCGGCTGCTACCTGCCTTACCTGTGGCTCAAGCAAGGGCGCCCGCTCTGGCTGCTGCTGCCGGCGGCCCTGAGCCTGGCGCTGTTCGCCTGGCTGTTGACCCTGCACGAGGCCGCGGCGGGGCGTGTGTACGCGGCCTACGGCGGGGTTTACATCGGCGTGGCGCTGGCTTGGTTGTGGGCGGTAGATGGCATCCGCCCCACGGGCTGGGACCTGGCCGGTGTGGCGCTGGCGTTGGGCGGCATGGGGCTGATCATGTTCCAGCCGCGCTGA
- a CDS encoding citryl-CoA lyase, with protein MTTPDKPAAQIASEDWWRTDIIDMQPGVIRYRGYPIQELIAGGVGMAQMIWLMTRGELPTPAQGRLLDAVLMSAVDHGPQAPSIAIARMAATCGVGLNNAMASAVNVLGDVHGGAGEQAVQLYLDIAARIDAGAAAVDAAGAALDAFVAEHGKFISGFGHRFHPVDPRTAPLLALVDAAAARGEVSGRFAQIARSVEDVLAASKGGRRIPMNIDGATAVVYAELGFAPALARGLFCLSRSVGILAHAWEQTQQGGRNKGPIPRSFIPTYSGHAPRSVPTQE; from the coding sequence ATGACGACACCAGACAAGCCCGCCGCCCAGATCGCCAGCGAAGACTGGTGGCGCACCGACATCATCGATATGCAGCCCGGCGTGATCCGCTACCGTGGCTACCCCATACAAGAGCTGATCGCGGGCGGCGTTGGCATGGCGCAGATGATCTGGCTCATGACGCGCGGCGAGCTGCCCACGCCGGCGCAGGGCCGGCTGCTGGATGCCGTGCTGATGTCGGCGGTAGACCACGGCCCGCAGGCGCCCAGCATTGCCATCGCGCGCATGGCCGCAACGTGTGGCGTGGGCCTGAACAACGCCATGGCCAGCGCCGTCAACGTGCTGGGCGACGTGCACGGCGGCGCGGGCGAGCAGGCGGTGCAGCTGTACCTGGACATCGCCGCGCGCATCGATGCGGGCGCCGCAGCGGTCGATGCGGCGGGTGCCGCGCTCGATGCCTTTGTGGCCGAGCATGGCAAGTTCATTTCCGGCTTTGGCCACCGCTTTCATCCGGTGGACCCGCGCACGGCACCGCTGCTGGCACTGGTCGATGCAGCCGCCGCACGCGGCGAGGTGTCGGGCCGCTTCGCGCAGATCGCCCGCAGCGTGGAAGACGTGCTGGCCGCGAGCAAGGGCGGCCGCCGCATCCCCATGAACATCGACGGCGCCACCGCCGTGGTCTATGCCGAGCTGGGCTTTGCGCCAGCACTGGCGCGCGGGCTGTTCTGCCTGTCGCGCTCGGTCGGCATCCTGGCGCACGCCTGGGAGCAAACGCAGCAAGGCGGGCGCAACAAGGGCCCGATCCCGCGCAGCTTCATCCCCACGTACAGCGGCCACGCGCCGCGCAGCGTGCCCACGCAGGAGTAA
- a CDS encoding LysR family transcriptional regulator, translated as MLKTYNQAENSLGGLGNLRRLTYFVSVVETGSFTAAAERLGITKAVVSQQVARLESEFRTSLLVRTTRKVQPTEAGQAFYLRCALILREAEDAFDELAEGSAEPSGTLRLTAPFDYGVGVVVPVIAAFRQRYPACKVDAILSDQTLDIMSGNIELAIRVGWLAETGLQARKIGTFRQLLVASPSMAQQLAQVSRPQDIAQLPFVANTALRNHLRWNFSRNETDRQDVTVQASVFLDATFAVRAAVSQGMGLSVLPDYAVEDDLAEGRLIQVLPQWRLPSGGIHAVFPAARFRPAKVRSFVELLADSEQQRQAVYGGGA; from the coding sequence ATGTTGAAAACATACAATCAAGCCGAGAACAGCCTGGGCGGGCTCGGCAACCTGAGGCGCCTGACCTACTTCGTGTCCGTGGTGGAAACCGGCTCGTTCACCGCAGCCGCAGAGCGCCTGGGCATCACCAAGGCCGTGGTCAGCCAGCAGGTCGCCCGGCTGGAGAGCGAGTTCCGGACATCGCTCCTGGTGCGCACCACGCGCAAGGTGCAGCCGACCGAAGCCGGGCAGGCCTTCTACCTGCGCTGCGCCCTGATCCTGCGCGAGGCCGAAGACGCCTTCGACGAACTGGCCGAGGGCTCGGCCGAGCCCTCTGGCACGCTGCGGCTGACGGCGCCCTTCGACTACGGCGTCGGGGTTGTCGTACCGGTCATCGCCGCTTTCCGGCAGCGCTATCCGGCCTGCAAGGTAGACGCCATCCTCAGCGACCAGACGCTGGACATCATGTCCGGCAATATCGAGCTGGCGATCCGGGTCGGCTGGCTGGCCGAGACCGGCCTGCAGGCGCGCAAGATCGGCACCTTCCGGCAACTGCTGGTGGCGTCACCCAGCATGGCGCAGCAACTGGCACAGGTCAGCCGCCCGCAAGACATCGCCCAACTGCCGTTCGTTGCCAACACCGCCTTGCGCAACCACCTCCGCTGGAACTTCTCGCGCAACGAGACCGACCGCCAGGACGTGACCGTGCAGGCCTCCGTTTTTCTGGATGCCACGTTCGCCGTGCGTGCCGCCGTGAGCCAGGGAATGGGGCTCTCCGTGCTGCCGGATTACGCAGTGGAAGACGATCTTGCCGAGGGCCGCCTCATCCAGGTCCTGCCGCAATGGCGCCTGCCCTCCGGCGGCATCCACGCAGTGTTCCCGGCCGCGCGCTTTCGCCCGGCAAAGGTCCGGAGCTTTGTTGAGCTGCTGGCAGACAGCGAGCAGCAACGGCAGGCTGTTTATGGGGGCGGGGCGTAG
- a CDS encoding penicillin-binding protein 2 translates to MSSYRRSIPYSSSPLLASKAPLWRSKFVVVSIALGFLLLACRAFYVQVLNNQFFLHQGEVRFARTLDLPASRGRIFDRNGEILASSVPATSIWAIPEDVEQDDPAVRAKLKQLARLLDMPEADLRAKMADDDKSFVWIKRQLDWDLGKQIAALDIPGIYQRKEYKREYPEGESAAHLVGFTNVEDQGQEGMELAFNKNLGGQAGSRRVLKDRIGRIVEDVGEQVPPVDGHDVTLSIDERVQFVAYQQLRDAVQANKAKAGSVVVVDAQDGELLAMANYPSFDPNNRRALTGDQLRNRAMTDVFEPGSTMKPITVATALQLGRVQPQTIIDTNPGYINVTGATIHDDANFGVLTVEGVIQKSSNVGATKISQRMTPEEMWSSFTAVGFGQKPQTQFPGAVTGRLRPWKSWRPIEQATMSYGYGLSASLFQIAHAYTAFAHDGEVIPIGMLKSDQAPDGVRVFSSKVASEVRAMMHLAAGPGGTAPLAQTEGYSVGGKTGTAHKQVGKGYASNKYRAWYTGMSPIDKPRIIVAVMIDEPSAGKYFGGLVAAPVFSHVVQQTLRILQVQPDLAVSPQVKMAAVKTGAN, encoded by the coding sequence GTGAGCAGTTACAGAAGAAGCATCCCCTACAGCAGCAGTCCGCTGCTGGCCAGCAAGGCGCCCCTGTGGCGCAGCAAGTTCGTGGTGGTGAGCATTGCGCTGGGTTTCCTGCTGCTGGCCTGCCGGGCTTTCTACGTGCAGGTGCTCAACAACCAGTTTTTTCTGCACCAGGGCGAGGTCCGCTTTGCCCGCACGCTGGACTTGCCGGCCAGCCGGGGCCGCATCTTCGACCGCAACGGCGAGATCCTGGCCTCCAGCGTGCCGGCCACCAGCATCTGGGCCATCCCCGAGGACGTGGAGCAGGACGACCCCGCCGTGCGCGCCAAGCTCAAGCAGTTGGCGCGCCTGCTGGACATGCCCGAGGCCGATCTGCGCGCCAAGATGGCCGACGATGACAAGAGCTTTGTCTGGATCAAGCGCCAGCTGGACTGGGACCTGGGCAAGCAGATCGCCGCGCTGGATATCCCCGGCATCTACCAGCGCAAGGAATACAAGCGCGAGTACCCCGAGGGCGAATCCGCCGCGCACCTGGTGGGTTTCACCAATGTCGAGGACCAAGGCCAGGAAGGCATGGAGCTGGCCTTCAACAAGAACCTGGGCGGCCAGGCTGGCTCGCGCCGCGTGTTGAAGGACCGGATTGGCCGCATCGTGGAAGACGTGGGCGAGCAGGTGCCGCCGGTGGACGGCCATGACGTCACCCTCAGCATCGACGAGCGGGTGCAGTTTGTCGCCTACCAGCAGTTGCGCGACGCGGTGCAGGCCAACAAGGCCAAGGCCGGCAGCGTGGTGGTGGTGGACGCCCAGGACGGCGAGCTGCTGGCCATGGCCAATTACCCCAGCTTCGACCCCAACAACCGGCGCGCGCTGACCGGCGACCAGTTGCGCAACCGCGCCATGACCGATGTGTTCGAGCCCGGCTCCACCATGAAGCCGATCACCGTCGCCACCGCGCTGCAGCTGGGGCGCGTGCAGCCGCAGACCATCATCGACACCAACCCGGGCTACATCAACGTCACCGGCGCCACCATCCATGACGACGCCAACTTTGGCGTGCTGACGGTAGAGGGCGTGATCCAGAAGTCCAGCAACGTCGGCGCCACCAAGATCTCGCAGCGCATGACGCCGGAAGAGATGTGGAGCAGCTTCACCGCCGTGGGCTTTGGGCAGAAGCCGCAGACGCAGTTCCCCGGCGCCGTCACCGGCCGGCTGCGGCCCTGGAAGAGCTGGCGGCCGATCGAGCAGGCCACCATGTCCTATGGCTATGGGCTGTCGGCCTCGCTGTTCCAGATCGCGCACGCCTACACCGCGTTTGCGCATGACGGCGAGGTGATCCCCATCGGCATGCTCAAGTCTGACCAGGCGCCAGACGGCGTGCGCGTGTTCTCGTCCAAGGTGGCAAGCGAGGTGCGCGCCATGATGCATTTGGCCGCCGGCCCCGGCGGCACCGCGCCGCTGGCGCAGACCGAGGGCTATTCGGTTGGCGGCAAAACCGGCACCGCCCACAAGCAGGTCGGCAAGGGCTACGCCAGCAACAAGTACCGCGCCTGGTACACCGGCATGTCGCCCATCGACAAGCCGCGCATCATCGTCGCCGTGATGATCGACGAGCCCAGCGCGGGCAAGTACTTTGGTGGCCTGGTGGCCGCCCCGGTCTTCAGCCACGTGGTGCAGCAGACCTTGCGCATCCTGCAGGTGCAGCCAGACCTGGCGGTGTCGCCGCAGGTGAAGATGGCGGCGGTGAAGACCGGCGCCAACTGA